A single window of Entomoplasma ellychniae DNA harbors:
- a CDS encoding heavy-metal-associated domain-containing protein: protein MAKTVLLHVDSLECASCVSSVGKSLRNNFIKDYTVSLREKEIEVVYDENETNAKEIRKILKKSGYKGTIVSES, encoded by the coding sequence ATGGCAAAAACTGTATTATTACATGTAGATTCATTGGAATGCGCAAGTTGTGTTTCTTCTGTTGGAAAATCACTTCGAAATAATTTTATAAAAGATTATACAGTTTCATTACGTGAAAAAGAAATAGAAGTTGTTTACGATGAAAATGAAACTAACGCCAAAGAGATTAGAAAAATATTAAAAAAATCAGGATATAAAGGAACAATTGTTAGCGAAAGTTAA